Genomic DNA from Longimicrobiaceae bacterium:
GCGAGGATGACGAAGCCGCCGGCGACCGCCAGGTCGCGCTTGCGGCCGCGCTCGCCCGCTCCGCGCAGGTACGGCTTGAACGCGCTCAGGTGGTCAACACTCCTCTGTACTTGGCCACGTCGTCGAGGATGCGCCCCGCGCCGCGCACCACGCAGGTCAGCGGCTCCTCGTCGACGTGGATGGGCAGGTTCGTCTCGCGCGCGATCAGCACGTCAAGGCCGCGGATCAGCGCTCCGCCACCCGTCATGACGATGCCGCGGTCCACGATGTCCGACGCCAGCTCGGGCGGCGTGATCTCCAGCGCACGGCGCACGGCCTCCACGATCGCCTGGATCGGCTCCTGGATGCACTCGCGGATCTCCTGCGAGTGCACCCGCACCGTCTTGGGGATGCCGGAGACGAGGTCGCGGCCCTTCACGTCCATCTCGCGCTCCTCGCCCGTGCTGAAGGCACTGCCGATCTGGATCTTGACCGCCTCGGCCGTGGCCTCGCCGATCATCAGGTTGTAGTTCTTGCGCAGGAAGGTGACGATGGCTAGGTCGATCTCGTCGCCGCCCACCCGGATCGACGTGTCGCAGACGATGCCGCTCAGCGCGATCACCGCGATCTCCGTGGTCCCGCCCCCGATGTCGATCACCATGTTGCCGGTGGGCGTCTCCACGGGCAGGCCCACACCGATGGCCGCGGCCATCGGCTCGGCCACCATGTAGACCTCCTTCGCCCCCGCCGCCTGCGCGCTGGAACGCACGGCCCGCCGCTCCAGCTCGGTGATGCCCGACGGCACGCCCACGACCATGGTGGGCTTCAGCTTCAGGAAACGCTTCGAGGTGACCGTCTCCAGGAAGTAGCGGAGCATAATCTCCGTCACGTCCACATCGGCGATCACCCCGTCCTTGAGCGGGCGCACGGCCAGGATGCCTTCCGGC
This window encodes:
- a CDS encoding rod shape-determining protein, translated to MAFRWFKSGSFIPVNDIAVDLGTANTLVYVKGEGIVLNEPSVVALDRATGKPKGIGLEAKRMLGRTPEGILAVRPLKDGVIADVDVTEIMLRYFLETVTSKRFLKLKPTMVVGVPSGITELERRAVRSSAQAAGAKEVYMVAEPMAAAIGVGLPVETPTGNMVIDIGGGTTEIAVIALSGIVCDTSIRVGGDEIDLAIVTFLRKNYNLMIGEATAEAVKIQIGSAFSTGEEREMDVKGRDLVSGIPKTVRVHSQEIRECIQEPIQAIVEAVRRALEITPPELASDIVDRGIVMTGGGALIRGLDVLIARETNLPIHVDEEPLTCVVRGAGRILDDVAKYRGVLTT